A stretch of Pirellulales bacterium DNA encodes these proteins:
- a CDS encoding rRNA pseudouridine synthase codes for MPPSPRKKKPAPKSPRPAGHGGKPRSRAGGVSPRSPRRAASPASAAAPSSQSGERLQKVLAAAGIASRRECEILITEGRVEVDGQVVSELGVRVDPAKQEIRLDGEPLRRTRKVYYAINKPRGVVSTLRDPAGRTRVIDLLPLDAGRVFNVGRLDMESEGLILATNDGELANKLTHPRHGVEKIYHVQVAGIVEKDVLEQLRQGAYLAEGYVRPVDVRTKAHVKKSTVLEMVLDEGRNREIRRLLAKVGHKVQKLVRIAVGPVRLGEMPVGSVRALSREELAKLQKAADEGGSGDARPPRRAGTAKPTRPRSTGSGRSTTGQKSKSRKSDMKTLDAPSRAVIGAVDAPPETPAKKQATPPRSAPRSAKSSGTPGGKFPKKPTERFVGGKGKSGKGPVKPGGGKGGGYPGKRGGAPGKGNR; via the coding sequence ATGCCCCCCTCGCCGCGGAAAAAGAAACCCGCTCCCAAATCTCCGCGTCCCGCCGGCCATGGCGGCAAACCCCGCTCCCGAGCCGGGGGCGTCAGTCCCCGGAGCCCCCGCCGCGCAGCCTCCCCCGCTTCGGCCGCCGCCCCGTCGTCGCAATCCGGCGAACGCCTCCAAAAAGTCCTCGCGGCCGCGGGGATCGCCAGCCGGCGCGAGTGCGAGATCCTCATCACCGAGGGCCGCGTCGAGGTCGACGGCCAAGTCGTCAGCGAGCTTGGCGTGCGCGTCGATCCCGCCAAGCAGGAAATCCGTCTCGACGGCGAGCCGCTCCGCCGCACCCGCAAGGTCTACTACGCGATCAACAAGCCCCGCGGCGTCGTCTCGACGCTCCGCGATCCGGCCGGCCGGACGCGGGTGATCGACCTGTTGCCGCTCGACGCCGGGCGGGTGTTCAACGTCGGCCGACTCGACATGGAGAGCGAGGGGCTCATCCTCGCCACCAACGACGGCGAACTGGCCAACAAGCTCACCCACCCGCGGCACGGGGTCGAAAAGATTTACCACGTCCAGGTCGCCGGGATCGTTGAGAAGGACGTGCTCGAACAGCTTCGCCAGGGCGCCTACTTGGCCGAGGGATACGTCCGGCCGGTCGACGTGCGAACCAAGGCGCACGTGAAAAAGTCGACGGTGCTCGAGATGGTGCTCGACGAAGGTCGCAACCGCGAGATTCGCCGCTTGCTGGCCAAGGTGGGGCACAAGGTGCAGAAGCTCGTGCGGATCGCGGTCGGACCCGTCCGGCTGGGCGAAATGCCGGTCGGATCGGTGCGTGCGCTCAGCCGCGAGGAGCTGGCGAAGCTGCAAAAAGCGGCGGACGAAGGAGGCTCCGGCGACGCCCGCCCGCCGCGCCGCGCCGGAACCGCCAAGCCGACCCGGCCTCGTTCGACAGGATCCGGTCGGTCGACGACGGGCCAGAAATCCAAATCCAGGAAGTCCGACATGAAGACTCTCGATGCGCCCTCCCGCGCCGTCATCGGCGCCGTCGACGCTCCCCCGGAAACCCCGGCGAAGAAACAGGCGACCCCGCCCCGCTCGGCGCCCCGCTCGGCCAAGTCCTCCGGCACGCCGGGGGGCAAATTCCCCAAGAAGCCGACCGAGCGGTTCGTCGGCGGCAAAGGCAAGTCGGGCAAAGGCCCCGTGAAGCCCGGGGGAGGTAAAGGGGGCGGTTATCCCGGCAAGCGCGGGGGCGCCCCGGGGAAGGGGAACCGATGA